Proteins found in one Xenopus laevis strain J_2021 chromosome 1L, Xenopus_laevis_v10.1, whole genome shotgun sequence genomic segment:
- the prc1.2.L gene encoding protein regulator of cytokinesis 1 isoform X5, giving the protein MLNRQTIYKGRNISDVSTTFNCAAFLLVQQHRVTVPGRSRLRGKTSICRALLFSLRPIRGGVETVEPNLKTRWIARFLVLVFCLFARTSSCIDRTMPRGTRKSEVLAASLISSMNHALSRLMDIWDGLGIKEEMRMRRMEEVKKHIEELFNRMISEEVDMKDRIEKSIQNCKKELKVLCHELSIEEYMVDEGMTVLQTERDLRVRLELLLTEKNERLEELRLLQQKDIELCTDLCVTPYYIPTGSIPSRQQLEELKEHIKVYTEEKKQRLQIFSTLRAEIRQCLDEMGRQPENSLEQDAICEDEEAFFLTADNIKALRVLKEQLELKKETMLSNLSAIKERVQVLWSRLQVPQDEQETCQKSSLCSIADSIKLWENELQHLEDLKKANLKDVVLKIRDELKMYWDKCLYTTEQRNAFTPYYNDDFTEDLLSQHDEEVVRMRLQYEKCKEMLDAVNKWETSWGQFVLLEKKASDPNRFSNRGGSLLKEEKERVKLQKLLSKLEEELKSRIEAWETEQGCAFLLKGCKFMDYVTSQWEMHKKQKEREKQDRSLKKEEHTPFKTPVKRPAGSCIQGTPSNKTRKLNGTSNSVMSRTTVSNSSTSTSSQSLNGKMPLSTIKEEMTKKSSNSDAIFNSTVNENL; this is encoded by the exons ATGCTAAATAGACAAACAATATACAAAGGCCGCAATATTAGCGACGTGTCAACTACTTTCAATTGTGCAGCGTTTTTATTGGTCCAACAGCATCGCGTGACAGTTCccggaaggagccgcctgagagGCAAAACATCGATTTGCCGCGCCCTTCTTTTCTCCCTTCGTCCAATCAGGGGCGGTGTAGAAACCGTGGAGCCAAATTTGAAAACTCGCTGGATTGCTCGATTTTTGGTGCTTGTTTTCTGCCTGTTCGCCCGGACTTCTAGTTGCATAGACAGAACCATGCCGCGGGGTACTAGGAAAAG TGAAGTGTTGGCTGCCTCTCTAATTTCAAGCATGAACCATGCCCTTTCAAGACTTATGGACATCTGGGATGGGCTGGGCATCAAAGAAGAGATGCGAATGAGACGAATGGAAGAGGTTAAGAAGCACATTGAG GAATTATTCAACCGTATGATTAGTGAGGAAGTGGATATGAAAGACCGTATTGAGAAGAGTATTCAGAACTGCAAAAAAGAGTTAAAAGTACTGTGCCATGAACTGTCCATAGAAGAGTACATG gtggATGAGGGCATGACTGTCCTTCAAACAGAGAGGGATTTAAGAGTGAGGTTAGAATTGTTgctaactgaaaaaaatgagagATTGGAAGAGCTCAGGTTGCTACAGCAAAAGGATATTGAGCTGTGTACTGACCTTTGTGTGACTCCATATTACATACCAACTGGAAGTATACCAAGTCGCCAACAGCTGGAGGAGCTCAAAGAACATATTAAAGTTTATACTGAAGAAAAG AAACAACGTCTCCAGATCTTTTCTACTCTGAGAGCAGAAATTCGCCAGTGCTTGGATGAAATGGGACGTCAGCCTGAAAATTCTTTAGAACAGGATGCCATCTGTGAGGATGAAGAAGCGTTCTTCCTTACAGCTGATAATATCAAGGCGCTAAGGGTCCTGAAAGAGCag cttgagttaaaaaaagaaaccatgttATCCAATCTGAGTGCCATCAAAGAAAGAGTGCAAGTTTTGTGGAGCCGTCTACAGGTCCCACAAGATGAGCAGGAAACATGCCAAAAATCTTCTCTGTGTTCTATAGCTGACTCGATTAAACTG TGGGAAAATGAACTTCAACATCTAGAAGACCTTAAAAAAGCAAATCTGAAGGATGTGGTTTTGAAAATCAGAGACGAGCTGAAGATGTACTGGGACAAATGCTTGTATACCACAGAGCAAAGAAATGCATTTACTCCATACTATAatg ATGACTTCACAGAAGATCTTCTTAGCCAACATGATGAAGAAGTTGTCCGAATGAGATTGCAATATGAAAAATGCAAAGAGATGCTTGATGCTGTAAACAAGTGGGAAACCAGCTGGGGACAGTTTGTATTACTCGAG AAAAAAGCATCTGACCCAAACAGATTTTCTAATAGAGGGGGAAGCTTGCTTAAAGAGGAGAAGGAGCGAGTAAAACTCCAAAAATTGCTGTCAAAG TTGGAGGAGGAGCTAAAGTCTCGCATAGAAGCATGGGAGACTGAACAAGGATGTGCCTTTTTGCTTAAAGGATGCAAGTTTATGGATTATGTtacaagtcagtgggagatgcacaaaaaacaaaaggaacGTGAAAAGCAAGACCGG AGCCTCAAGAAAGAAGAGCATACTCCTTTTAAGACCCCAGTCAAGCGCCCAGCAGGATCCTGTATACAGGGAACTCCCAGCAATAAAACTCGAAAA cTTAATGGAACATCAAATTCTGTCATGTCTCGAACCACTGTAAGTAATTCCAGCACATCAACTTCAAGTCAGTCTTTAAATGGAAAGATGCCGCTTTCTACTATTAAG
- the prc1.2.L gene encoding protein regulator of cytokinesis 1 isoform X4, whose product MLNRQTIYKGRNISDVSTTFNCAAFLLVQQHRVTVPGRSRLRGKTSICRALLFSLRPIRGGVETVEPNLKTRWIARFLVLVFCLFARTSSCIDRTMPRGTRKSEVLAASLISSMNHALSRLMDIWDGLGIKEEMRMRRMEEVKKHIEELFNRMISEEVDMKDRIEKSIQNCKKELKVLCHELSIEEYMVDEGMTVLQTERDLRVRLELLLTEKNERLEELRLLQQKDIELCTDLCVTPYYIPTGSIPSRQQLEELKEHIKVYTEEKKQRLQIFSTLRAEIRQCLDEMGRQPENSLEQDAICEDEEAFFLTADNIKALRVLKEQLELKKETMLSNLSAIKERVQVLWSRLQVPQDEQETCQKSSLCSIADSIKLWENELQHLEDLKKANLKDVVLKIRDELKMYWDKCLYTTEQRNAFTPYYNDDFTEDLLSQHDEEVVRMRLQYEKCKEMLDAVNKWETSWGQFVLLEKKASDPNRFSNRGGSLLKEEKERVKLQKLLSKLEEELKSRIEAWETEQGCAFLLKGCKFMDYVTSQWEMHKKQKEREKQDRSLKKEEHTPFKTPVKRPAGSCIQGTPSNKTRKLNGTSNSVMSRTTVSNSSTSTSSQSLNGKMPLSTIKEEMTKKSSNSDAIFNSTILYCLEFHPETWLT is encoded by the exons ATGCTAAATAGACAAACAATATACAAAGGCCGCAATATTAGCGACGTGTCAACTACTTTCAATTGTGCAGCGTTTTTATTGGTCCAACAGCATCGCGTGACAGTTCccggaaggagccgcctgagagGCAAAACATCGATTTGCCGCGCCCTTCTTTTCTCCCTTCGTCCAATCAGGGGCGGTGTAGAAACCGTGGAGCCAAATTTGAAAACTCGCTGGATTGCTCGATTTTTGGTGCTTGTTTTCTGCCTGTTCGCCCGGACTTCTAGTTGCATAGACAGAACCATGCCGCGGGGTACTAGGAAAAG TGAAGTGTTGGCTGCCTCTCTAATTTCAAGCATGAACCATGCCCTTTCAAGACTTATGGACATCTGGGATGGGCTGGGCATCAAAGAAGAGATGCGAATGAGACGAATGGAAGAGGTTAAGAAGCACATTGAG GAATTATTCAACCGTATGATTAGTGAGGAAGTGGATATGAAAGACCGTATTGAGAAGAGTATTCAGAACTGCAAAAAAGAGTTAAAAGTACTGTGCCATGAACTGTCCATAGAAGAGTACATG gtggATGAGGGCATGACTGTCCTTCAAACAGAGAGGGATTTAAGAGTGAGGTTAGAATTGTTgctaactgaaaaaaatgagagATTGGAAGAGCTCAGGTTGCTACAGCAAAAGGATATTGAGCTGTGTACTGACCTTTGTGTGACTCCATATTACATACCAACTGGAAGTATACCAAGTCGCCAACAGCTGGAGGAGCTCAAAGAACATATTAAAGTTTATACTGAAGAAAAG AAACAACGTCTCCAGATCTTTTCTACTCTGAGAGCAGAAATTCGCCAGTGCTTGGATGAAATGGGACGTCAGCCTGAAAATTCTTTAGAACAGGATGCCATCTGTGAGGATGAAGAAGCGTTCTTCCTTACAGCTGATAATATCAAGGCGCTAAGGGTCCTGAAAGAGCag cttgagttaaaaaaagaaaccatgttATCCAATCTGAGTGCCATCAAAGAAAGAGTGCAAGTTTTGTGGAGCCGTCTACAGGTCCCACAAGATGAGCAGGAAACATGCCAAAAATCTTCTCTGTGTTCTATAGCTGACTCGATTAAACTG TGGGAAAATGAACTTCAACATCTAGAAGACCTTAAAAAAGCAAATCTGAAGGATGTGGTTTTGAAAATCAGAGACGAGCTGAAGATGTACTGGGACAAATGCTTGTATACCACAGAGCAAAGAAATGCATTTACTCCATACTATAatg ATGACTTCACAGAAGATCTTCTTAGCCAACATGATGAAGAAGTTGTCCGAATGAGATTGCAATATGAAAAATGCAAAGAGATGCTTGATGCTGTAAACAAGTGGGAAACCAGCTGGGGACAGTTTGTATTACTCGAG AAAAAAGCATCTGACCCAAACAGATTTTCTAATAGAGGGGGAAGCTTGCTTAAAGAGGAGAAGGAGCGAGTAAAACTCCAAAAATTGCTGTCAAAG TTGGAGGAGGAGCTAAAGTCTCGCATAGAAGCATGGGAGACTGAACAAGGATGTGCCTTTTTGCTTAAAGGATGCAAGTTTATGGATTATGTtacaagtcagtgggagatgcacaaaaaacaaaaggaacGTGAAAAGCAAGACCGG AGCCTCAAGAAAGAAGAGCATACTCCTTTTAAGACCCCAGTCAAGCGCCCAGCAGGATCCTGTATACAGGGAACTCCCAGCAATAAAACTCGAAAA cTTAATGGAACATCAAATTCTGTCATGTCTCGAACCACTGTAAGTAATTCCAGCACATCAACTTCAAGTCAGTCTTTAAATGGAAAGATGCCGCTTTCTACTATTAAG
- the prc1.2.L gene encoding protein regulator of cytokinesis 1 isoform X1, producing the protein MLNRQTIYKGRNISDVSTTFNCAAFLLVQQHRVTVPGRSRLRGKTSICRALLFSLRPIRGGVETVEPNLKTRWIARFLVLVFCLFARTSSCIDRTMPRGTRKSEVLAASLISSMNHALSRLMDIWDGLGIKEEMRMRRMEEVKKHIEELFNRMISEEVDMKDRIEKSIQNCKKELKVLCHELSIEEYMVDEGMTVLQTERDLRVRLELLLTEKNERLEELRLLQQKDIELCTDLCVTPYYIPTGSIPSRQQLEELKEHIKVYTEEKKQRLQIFSTLRAEIRQCLDEMGRQPENSLEQDAICEDEEAFFLTADNIKALRVLKEQLELKKETMLSNLSAIKERVQVLWSRLQVPQDEQETCQKSSLCSIADSIKLWENELQHLEDLKKANLKDVVLKIRDELKMYWDKCLYTTEQRNAFTPYYNDDFTEDLLSQHDEEVVRMRLQYEKCKEMLDAVNKWETSWGQFVLLEKKASDPNRFSNRGGSLLKEEKERVKLQKLLSKLEEELKSRIEAWETEQGCAFLLKGCKFMDYVTSQWEMHKKQKEREKQDRSLKKEEHTPFKTPVKRPAGSCIQGTPSNKTRKLNGTSNSVMSRTTVSNSSTSTSSQSLNGKMPLSTIKTPMKTRDTPGRTPLQDSNKQSSGLSSQPSSYSEFKEEMTKKSSNSDAIFNSTILYCLEFHPETWLT; encoded by the exons ATGCTAAATAGACAAACAATATACAAAGGCCGCAATATTAGCGACGTGTCAACTACTTTCAATTGTGCAGCGTTTTTATTGGTCCAACAGCATCGCGTGACAGTTCccggaaggagccgcctgagagGCAAAACATCGATTTGCCGCGCCCTTCTTTTCTCCCTTCGTCCAATCAGGGGCGGTGTAGAAACCGTGGAGCCAAATTTGAAAACTCGCTGGATTGCTCGATTTTTGGTGCTTGTTTTCTGCCTGTTCGCCCGGACTTCTAGTTGCATAGACAGAACCATGCCGCGGGGTACTAGGAAAAG TGAAGTGTTGGCTGCCTCTCTAATTTCAAGCATGAACCATGCCCTTTCAAGACTTATGGACATCTGGGATGGGCTGGGCATCAAAGAAGAGATGCGAATGAGACGAATGGAAGAGGTTAAGAAGCACATTGAG GAATTATTCAACCGTATGATTAGTGAGGAAGTGGATATGAAAGACCGTATTGAGAAGAGTATTCAGAACTGCAAAAAAGAGTTAAAAGTACTGTGCCATGAACTGTCCATAGAAGAGTACATG gtggATGAGGGCATGACTGTCCTTCAAACAGAGAGGGATTTAAGAGTGAGGTTAGAATTGTTgctaactgaaaaaaatgagagATTGGAAGAGCTCAGGTTGCTACAGCAAAAGGATATTGAGCTGTGTACTGACCTTTGTGTGACTCCATATTACATACCAACTGGAAGTATACCAAGTCGCCAACAGCTGGAGGAGCTCAAAGAACATATTAAAGTTTATACTGAAGAAAAG AAACAACGTCTCCAGATCTTTTCTACTCTGAGAGCAGAAATTCGCCAGTGCTTGGATGAAATGGGACGTCAGCCTGAAAATTCTTTAGAACAGGATGCCATCTGTGAGGATGAAGAAGCGTTCTTCCTTACAGCTGATAATATCAAGGCGCTAAGGGTCCTGAAAGAGCag cttgagttaaaaaaagaaaccatgttATCCAATCTGAGTGCCATCAAAGAAAGAGTGCAAGTTTTGTGGAGCCGTCTACAGGTCCCACAAGATGAGCAGGAAACATGCCAAAAATCTTCTCTGTGTTCTATAGCTGACTCGATTAAACTG TGGGAAAATGAACTTCAACATCTAGAAGACCTTAAAAAAGCAAATCTGAAGGATGTGGTTTTGAAAATCAGAGACGAGCTGAAGATGTACTGGGACAAATGCTTGTATACCACAGAGCAAAGAAATGCATTTACTCCATACTATAatg ATGACTTCACAGAAGATCTTCTTAGCCAACATGATGAAGAAGTTGTCCGAATGAGATTGCAATATGAAAAATGCAAAGAGATGCTTGATGCTGTAAACAAGTGGGAAACCAGCTGGGGACAGTTTGTATTACTCGAG AAAAAAGCATCTGACCCAAACAGATTTTCTAATAGAGGGGGAAGCTTGCTTAAAGAGGAGAAGGAGCGAGTAAAACTCCAAAAATTGCTGTCAAAG TTGGAGGAGGAGCTAAAGTCTCGCATAGAAGCATGGGAGACTGAACAAGGATGTGCCTTTTTGCTTAAAGGATGCAAGTTTATGGATTATGTtacaagtcagtgggagatgcacaaaaaacaaaaggaacGTGAAAAGCAAGACCGG AGCCTCAAGAAAGAAGAGCATACTCCTTTTAAGACCCCAGTCAAGCGCCCAGCAGGATCCTGTATACAGGGAACTCCCAGCAATAAAACTCGAAAA cTTAATGGAACATCAAATTCTGTCATGTCTCGAACCACTGTAAGTAATTCCAGCACATCAACTTCAAGTCAGTCTTTAAATGGAAAGATGCCGCTTTCTACTATTAAG
- the prc1.2.L gene encoding protein regulator of cytokinesis 1 isoform X2: protein MLNRQTIYKGRNISDVSTTFNCAAFLLVQQHRVTVPGRSRLRGKTSICRALLFSLRPIRGGVETVEPNLKTRWIARFLVLVFCLFARTSSCIDRTMPRGTRKSEVLAASLISSMNHALSRLMDIWDGLGIKEEMRMRRMEEVKKHIEELFNRMISEEVDMKDRIEKSIQNCKKELKVLCHELSIEEYMVDEGMTVLQTERDLRVRLELLLTEKNERLEELRLLQQKDIELCTDLCVTPYYIPTGSIPSRQQLEELKEHIKVYTEEKKQRLQIFSTLRAEIRQCLDEMGRQPENSLEQDAICEDEEAFFLTADNIKALRVLKEQLELKKETMLSNLSAIKERVQVLWSRLQVPQDEQETCQKSSLCSIADSIKLWENELQHLEDLKKANLKDVVLKIRDELKMYWDKCLYTTEQRNAFTPYYNDDFTEDLLSQHDEEVVRMRLQYEKCKEMLDAVNKWETSWGQFVLLEKKASDPNRFSNRGGSLLKEEKERVKLQKLLSKLEEELKSRIEAWETEQGCAFLLKGCKFMDYVTSQWEMHKKQKEREKQDRSLKKEEHTPFKTPVKRPAGSCIQGTPSNKTRKLNGTSNSVMSRTTVSNSSTSTSSQSLNGKMPLSTIKTPMKTRDTPGRTPLQDSNKQSSGLSSQPSSYSEFKEEMTKKSSNSDAIFNSTVNENL, encoded by the exons ATGCTAAATAGACAAACAATATACAAAGGCCGCAATATTAGCGACGTGTCAACTACTTTCAATTGTGCAGCGTTTTTATTGGTCCAACAGCATCGCGTGACAGTTCccggaaggagccgcctgagagGCAAAACATCGATTTGCCGCGCCCTTCTTTTCTCCCTTCGTCCAATCAGGGGCGGTGTAGAAACCGTGGAGCCAAATTTGAAAACTCGCTGGATTGCTCGATTTTTGGTGCTTGTTTTCTGCCTGTTCGCCCGGACTTCTAGTTGCATAGACAGAACCATGCCGCGGGGTACTAGGAAAAG TGAAGTGTTGGCTGCCTCTCTAATTTCAAGCATGAACCATGCCCTTTCAAGACTTATGGACATCTGGGATGGGCTGGGCATCAAAGAAGAGATGCGAATGAGACGAATGGAAGAGGTTAAGAAGCACATTGAG GAATTATTCAACCGTATGATTAGTGAGGAAGTGGATATGAAAGACCGTATTGAGAAGAGTATTCAGAACTGCAAAAAAGAGTTAAAAGTACTGTGCCATGAACTGTCCATAGAAGAGTACATG gtggATGAGGGCATGACTGTCCTTCAAACAGAGAGGGATTTAAGAGTGAGGTTAGAATTGTTgctaactgaaaaaaatgagagATTGGAAGAGCTCAGGTTGCTACAGCAAAAGGATATTGAGCTGTGTACTGACCTTTGTGTGACTCCATATTACATACCAACTGGAAGTATACCAAGTCGCCAACAGCTGGAGGAGCTCAAAGAACATATTAAAGTTTATACTGAAGAAAAG AAACAACGTCTCCAGATCTTTTCTACTCTGAGAGCAGAAATTCGCCAGTGCTTGGATGAAATGGGACGTCAGCCTGAAAATTCTTTAGAACAGGATGCCATCTGTGAGGATGAAGAAGCGTTCTTCCTTACAGCTGATAATATCAAGGCGCTAAGGGTCCTGAAAGAGCag cttgagttaaaaaaagaaaccatgttATCCAATCTGAGTGCCATCAAAGAAAGAGTGCAAGTTTTGTGGAGCCGTCTACAGGTCCCACAAGATGAGCAGGAAACATGCCAAAAATCTTCTCTGTGTTCTATAGCTGACTCGATTAAACTG TGGGAAAATGAACTTCAACATCTAGAAGACCTTAAAAAAGCAAATCTGAAGGATGTGGTTTTGAAAATCAGAGACGAGCTGAAGATGTACTGGGACAAATGCTTGTATACCACAGAGCAAAGAAATGCATTTACTCCATACTATAatg ATGACTTCACAGAAGATCTTCTTAGCCAACATGATGAAGAAGTTGTCCGAATGAGATTGCAATATGAAAAATGCAAAGAGATGCTTGATGCTGTAAACAAGTGGGAAACCAGCTGGGGACAGTTTGTATTACTCGAG AAAAAAGCATCTGACCCAAACAGATTTTCTAATAGAGGGGGAAGCTTGCTTAAAGAGGAGAAGGAGCGAGTAAAACTCCAAAAATTGCTGTCAAAG TTGGAGGAGGAGCTAAAGTCTCGCATAGAAGCATGGGAGACTGAACAAGGATGTGCCTTTTTGCTTAAAGGATGCAAGTTTATGGATTATGTtacaagtcagtgggagatgcacaaaaaacaaaaggaacGTGAAAAGCAAGACCGG AGCCTCAAGAAAGAAGAGCATACTCCTTTTAAGACCCCAGTCAAGCGCCCAGCAGGATCCTGTATACAGGGAACTCCCAGCAATAAAACTCGAAAA cTTAATGGAACATCAAATTCTGTCATGTCTCGAACCACTGTAAGTAATTCCAGCACATCAACTTCAAGTCAGTCTTTAAATGGAAAGATGCCGCTTTCTACTATTAAG